Sequence from the Aquimarina sp. Aq107 genome:
GTCCTTGTTTTTTGCCTGCGCCCACAATTCCTTTGGTATATAACGTACGAGTGATATCATTTTCCTCTGCAACCAAGGTGAGTATGTCAGCAACCGCAAACACTTTATCAGAAGGTCCATTTGAAGAAGTTTCTTCGGGAACACCTCCACAAGATTGAATAATAATTGAGATACAAGATGTGAGTAAAAATATCCATTTTGTTTTTAGATGATTCATTTTGTTGTGTTTTGAGTTAATAATTTTAGTGTGTTCTATGCAACTTCTCCGTATGCTGCAGTCTTCATTACAGATGCCATAACTCCATACGTGTCAGTCCAGGCTGCTTTTACTTCTGGAGTAAAATCTTCTCCTAACCCAGTTGCTAGGGTACTTAATAATGCAGCTCCTACAGTATCATAATGTGAGGATTCTACTTTGTAATCTACATGTCTCTTTCCTAAGTCTTGTAAAATTGGTATTAAGCGGTCTAAGTTGCTAAGGCCTGCTACAGCAGAAGATAGCATGGTCATTAGTTTGTTTCCTTGTCCTTTCATTGCTTCTGCGTTATCTGAAGGAAATATTTTTTTTAGTTCGGGATCTAATTCAAAAAGTTTGTTATAAAAAATTTCTGCAGCAGTTTCTGCTATTGGAGCAACTTTACTAAATGATGTTTGTACTAAATCAATTGTGCTTTTTTCCATAATTGCGTTTTTAAAGTGAAATTTTAGACGATGGAAATAAGTATTAATACTTATTTTTATTCAAATATATTTTATTGATTAATGAAACGCAAATGAATTATTTTTAATAAATACATGTTTTTAACATTTAAAACTTAATAAAAACATGTAAAAATAAATATAATGTTATTTTTTAACTTTTTTATTGAATAATAGTTAAAACAACGTTTCTTGAATTAAACACTATTTAAAAATAAGTATTTATACGTGTTTTTTTAGT
This genomic interval carries:
- a CDS encoding globin family protein, whose translation is MEKSTIDLVQTSFSKVAPIAETAAEIFYNKLFELDPELKKIFPSDNAEAMKGQGNKLMTMLSSAVAGLSNLDRLIPILQDLGKRHVDYKVESSHYDTVGAALLSTLATGLGEDFTPEVKAAWTDTYGVMASVMKTAAYGEVA